The proteins below are encoded in one region of Oryzias melastigma strain HK-1 linkage group LG9, ASM292280v2, whole genome shotgun sequence:
- the LOC112148512 gene encoding solute carrier family 28 member 3, protein MELSKSEKENVKQGNDNEAFELENHVCINEECGSGTTTHTCNITDNDKNFLKRKLEALQSCLGSHKTKIQLIINLVLAAGFVAMVTAACVVNFHRAVGLLVISLVTIFFLVWDWVMERYGDQVWEVLAPVKNILKRNWFWIRWMVYVLLLAAVVCWLVLDTAQRGTRQLVSFGGLLLLVFLMIVFSKHPFKWSWQTLISGIGLQFVFGLLILRTEFGLQALTWVGNKVEMFLSFTDAGSKFVFGDNFTDHFFVFRVMPILVFLSSVISILYYVGFMPWLICKIGFVMQVTMGTSPTESMVAAGNIFLGLTDSPLLIRPYISELTVSEIHAVMTGGFASISGTILGAFISLGVDATHLLTASLMSAPASLAIAKIFWPERNKTVFISNKDLKLMNGENKNLLEAASQGASRTVRLVGSIITNIIAFLALLAFLDAVLSWLGGLFDYPQLSFSLICSYVFMPLSFMMGVSWDDSFLVAELIGLKTFLNEFVAYQRLSEFIKRREAGGPEYVNDVKQYISVHSETIAIYALCGFSNIASLGMSIGALSAMAPNKRSDISRVGPRALIAGSVACFMTACIAGVLYIPDCPLLLNAEFNSNITGRAEVLQCCSQLYSSVTVHEPLNVTAGGGFTQSSLLGCCALTPPKHFNCSLAQ, encoded by the exons atggaactgaGCAAatcagaaaaggaaaatgtgaAACAAGGAAATGATAACGAGGCTTTTGAACTGGAG AATCATGTATGCATCAATGAGGAGTGTGGCTCTGGAACCACAACACATACGTGCAACATAACAGACAACGACAAAAA CTTCCTTAAGAGGAAACTTGAAGCCCTTCAGAGCTGTTTGGGAAGCCACAAAACCAAGATTCAACTGATCATAAACCTGGTTTTAGCAGCAG gttttgttgcTATGGTTACTGCAGCCTGTGTTGTGAACTTTCATCGTGCTGTGGGGCTGCTGGTCATCTCCTTGGTAACCATATTCTTCCTGGTTTGGGATTGGGTGATGGAGCGCTATGGCGACCAGGTGTGGGAGGTTCTCGCTCCGGTCAAAAACATTCTCAAAAGAAATTGGTTTTGGATCAGATG GATGGTGTATGTATTGCTACTGGCAGCTGTGGTTTGCTGGCTTGTTCTGGACACGGCCCAGAGGGGGACCAGACAGTTGGTGTCCTTTGGTGGCTTGCTGCTTCTTGTCTTTTTAATGATAGTTTTCTCCAAACACCCATTCAAG tgGTCATGGCAGACTTTAATCAGTGGGATTGGACTACAGTTTGTCTTTGGTCTGCTCATCCTGAGGACTGAGTTTGGCTTACAAGCACTAACATGGGTTGGGAACAAAGTAGAG ATGTTTTTGTCATTCACAGATGCTGGATCAAAATTTGTGTTTGGTGACAATTTCACAGACCACTTTTTTGTCTTCAGG GTGATGCCGATATTGGTTTTTCTGAGCTCTGTCATTTCCATCCTCTACTATGTTGGTTTCATGCCCTGGCTGATTTGCAag ATTGGATTTGTGATGCAGGTTACCATGGGAACGTCTCCAACAGAGTCAATGGTCGCAGCTGGAAACATATTTCTAGGACTG ACGGACTCGCCTCTCCTGATTCGCCCGTACATCAGTGAACTCACTGTCTCAGAGATCCATGCTGTGATGACTGGAGGCTTTGCCAGCATCTCCGGCACCATTTTGGGAGCCTTTATCTCCTTGGGA gttGATGCAACACACTTGCTGACCGCATCACTGATGTCTGCTCCAGCATCATTGGCTATCGCCAAGATATTCTGGcctgaaagaaacaaaactgtctTCATTTCTAACAAGGACCTCAAACTTATGAATGG AGAGAATAAGAACCTGTTAGAGGCGGCGTCTCAAGGTGCGTCTCGCACCGTTCGTTTGGTAGGGAGCATCATAACAAACATCATTGCCTTCCTGGCACTGCTGGCCTTTTTAGATGCCGTCCTCTCCTGGCTTGGTGGCTTATTCGATTATCCTCAGCTCAGCTTCTCG CTCATCTGTTCCTATGTGTTCATGCCCCTGTCCTTCATGATGGGTGTTTCCTGGGATGACAGCTTCCTTGTGGCTGAACTGATTGGGTTAAAGACATTTCTCAATGAGTTCGTGGCTTACCAGAGGCTGTCAGAGTTCATAAAGAGGAGGGAGGCAGGCGGGCCGGAATACGTGAATGATGTTAAGCAGTACATCTCA gttcACTCTGAAACGATTGCAATCTACGCTTTGTGTGGATTTTCTAATATTGCTTCCCTGGGGATGTCTATCGGGGCTCTGT CTGCAATGGCTCCAAACAAAAGATCTGACATCTCCAGAGTTGGACCAAGAGCTCTGATTGCAGGCAGTGTTGCTTGTTTCATGACGGCTTGTATTGCAG GTGTGTTATACATCCCTGATTGTCCACTTTTACTGAACGCAGAGTTCAACAGCAACATAACCGGCCGTGCTGAAGTCCTTCAATGCTGCTCTCAACTTTATAGCAG CGTGACGGTGCATGAGCCATTGAACGTGACGGCTGGAGGAGGATTCACCCAGAGCAGCCTGCTGGGCTGCTGCGCACTCACACCCCCAAAACACTTCAACTGCAGTCTGGCACAATGA